In Bos indicus isolate NIAB-ARS_2022 breed Sahiwal x Tharparkar chromosome 25, NIAB-ARS_B.indTharparkar_mat_pri_1.0, whole genome shotgun sequence, the DNA window CTTGTCTTCCTGGGAGACATGTGGCAGGAAGTAAGGCCCCAGGAGCTGGGTCCCCACGGAGGCACCCCCACTGCCTCCCACTGGGAACACACAGCACCTCATACACCCCACATTGAAGAAGAGGAGAGAGCTCTCAGGGTGGTCAAGGGCTGGGTGTACATGATGGGAGGTGGCAATTCTGTGGGGCCCCTGCCCAGATGAGCCAAGACCCCAAGAACTGGTGTGTGAGGTAGAACAGGCGGGTCCCGAACCTGTAAGTCCTTGTTGTAGGTGCTCGGAAGTCCCTTGAGTGTCATCAGGAGCCCAGCACACTGCGGGGAAAGGGAGGACTTCGGAGCTTGTCCAGGATGTTCCCTCTGGACCCTTGGGTCAGCCCTGAGGCTGTGCCCCCTTCCCTGCCTGGCTCACCCGCCCAAACACTCGCCCCGCTTTGCTCCGGATCAGCTCCAGGCTGTCTGGGTTTTTCTTCTGGGGCATCAGACTGCTTCCGGTGCTGGAGACACAGATATTGGGGCTGAAGGGGCTCCTGCGCCACTTGGCTGGTCTGCTGGGCAACTttgcccagggtgggggtggggaggaatcaAGCCCTTCCGGGGGCTGCAGGGCTAGGCGAGGGTGGGCGCAGCCTCACCTGTAGGCATCTGAGAGCTGCACGAAGCTGAACTCCTTGGTGCCATAGAGGATGAGATCCTCAGCCATCCTGCTGAGGTGGGTCATGCACAGCGAAGCCCAGAACAGGAACTCGGCTtgtgggagaaaagagagagcaaGCTGTCTGCTCACCAGGCCTGTCTTGCTGCTCACCCAGCCTGGAGAGGCTCCAGGTGGGCCATACGGGGGTGGCAGGAAGCTGGAGAGGAACCAGGGTGGGGGGAACAGAGGCAGCACACACTGCAGGGGACTGGCCCTGGAGGACAGGCGGGCTGGCTCCcaggttgttattgtttagttgctaagtcgtgtctgactctcttgcgaccccatggactgcagcccaaaaggctcctctgtccatgggatttcccaggcaagaatcctggcatggattgccatttcctactccagggggtcttcccgacccagggatcaaacccgcatctcctgcttggctcCCAGGACTCACCCACAAAGTCTCGCTCACTGGTGGCATCCATGCTGTTGAGAGTGATGGCCCCAAAGTCCAGTTCTGAGTGAGGCGGGAAAGGGAAGGCATTAGGGCTGGGCTGGAGGGCTGGGAAGGGCCTTCTCCCTTCCCCGAACCAGGTTGCCCAGCCACCTCCCCCTGGACCCCTTTTCAGGGAGGCAGAGTAGGGAGGGACAGGAGTTGAGGTCTCTTGTACAGGtcccaggagggaggtgggagtccTGAGTCTCCCCGGCTCTACGTACCCCTAGCATGGCCTCCCCAGGCCACTCTAGCCTCGTGTCCACAGAAACAAACCAGAGTTTCACCCAGACCCCTGTCCTCTCTAGGTGTGTGTCTGTGGGACCTGGCAGGTACTGAGGATGGTCTCCCAGGAAAGGAGGGGCAGGGTGCCTCACCTGCTCGGAGCAGTTCCCGGTCCACACCCAGGGGGTTGCCTGCGATGGCCCCGCTGCAGAGTGGGGTGGGGTTCTGAGTGACCAGGGCTCCCACAGGCAGGCCCTGgccgcacacacatgcacatgcatgctGCGTGCTGGTTGCCAGGGCCAGAGCCTGGTCAGCTTGGGAGCCAGACACCTGTCCCCACAGGTGGGGAAACACAGCTGGCTGGCTCTCCAGGGAGCCCTGGCTTTGCTGTGACATACTCGTTCTCATCTTAGAGCTGAGGGCCCATGTATGGTCCCCTTCCCACCCTGGACAGGGAGGCTGATCGCCTGGCTTCCTGTCCCCCTCTGtccttcctggctcctcctctTCTGCTGAACCCCTAGGACCACGTTAACTAGGTGGCAGGAACCCCACTCCACCCTCTGAGCACTGGGCCCTGCTCACCTCCCCAGGGGCAGGACGTTGATCCGCTTCCGCACCTCCAGCAGCCTTTCAGAGTCTCTGGTCAGAGCCACGGCATGGCTGTGGAAGGCCAGGAGGCCAGAGCGTCAGGGCAGCCTGGCCTGGCCCCTCCCCTCTGCCACGCCCCCAATCACATCCTCCATCTCGAGTCTCCATCATGACCCCTCTGACCTCAGGATCCAGTGGCTCCAGCGGATTGGCTGAGCCCTCTGCAGGTGTGTGTACCCTGGGAAGAGGACATCACGTTCCCTGAGGGGAAGAGCAAGGACAGGGTGTGTGAGGGGCTCTCAAGATTCAGGTGAGGCCTGCCTGTCACACTTGGGACCCTGCAGGCCTGGGGCCCTCTTGGGAACAGCAGGGCAGGCTTGCCAAGGATCTGCCTGTTTGAGGGACCAAGTGACCTCCTGAAGACAATACATGGTGTCAGCAAAGGTTGGGAAGCAGGCAGTGTGCTGGGCCGTGGCTGTGGGGCCTTCAGGGGATGAGTGTAGGACCTGATGTAGATCACACCTTCAGCTCCCGCCTCTGCACGTTGGCAGCAGATCTGGGCAGGAgccagggcagggaggaaggtGCACGGCTGGTACCACTGGCACTGAAAGGCTGAGTTTGTGAGCATGAGAGGAGCCCTGGAGGAGCCCAGAAAAGCTGGGAACATTTTAGTGTAGGCTACACAGTAGCAGAGATGCTGTGGGTGATGGTTCTGGTTTGTTAATATTAATgactttattgatatataattaatataccaatcacccatttaaagtgtaccatCACCCCAAGAGAGAAACCCTTACTCATTAGCACTCACTCCCTATTCTCCCAACACCTGTCTCCCACAGGATGACATTTCTGGGCCCTTGTTTTCCCCTAGTTGTGAAGTCAGTGAAACTGGGGTTACTGGGAGTTGGGACAAGGAAGGCTCAACCCCGTCTCTGACACAAGTAGACTCTTCTCAGCAGTCATGTTACAGAGCTTTGGGATGAGGTCAGTGGGAGGCAGCCCTCAGCTCTCTCCTTTGCCTGTGGTGCTGGGCAGCGATGGGCGACCTGAGATGCAGGCAGCTGAGAAGGGACTCTCTGGCAGCCCCAGCAAGCCAGCCCCTTCCTCAGGCTTCAGGGCACCTGCCTGGTGCCTTAGCCTCCAGCCTGTGAATCCACAAAGGGTGAGCTCCCCTGCGTGTCAAGCTGGGCCAGCTGTGGGTAGGCGATGCTGAAAGAAATGGCCCACTGCTGGCTGCTCTGCCTCACTCGGCCCAGGAGTTCTGGGGCTCCCAGTACCCCAGAGCCTGGCCCCCCTGCCCTCTTCACCCTGCCACTTAGGTCTGGCATTCAGGCTGCCTGTCTCAGGGGAGCAGAGACCTTGGCTGCCCTCCTGGCCCTCTCTGCCACCTGGTGACCCCGGGACTCACGCCTCTGCCCGATCCACCATGGTTCTGATGAGTTCACAGAGGAGGGCTGAGAGCATGGAGCAATTCTGCCGCATCCACAGCCTGAGGTCAGTGACCACCtggggggaggaggagctggcacTCAGGGACTCAGCCCTAACTCTGCTCCCTGGACCCCCCAAGGTTAGGAAGGCCCCCAGTGCGGGGCAGGGAGGTGGCGGCACCTGGTCGTTCCGACTTCGTCCCGTGTGCAGCTTCCCCGCGGTTTCACCAATGAGCTCCTGGGGGTGGAGAGAGGCATGCAGTTGGGGTCTGCCTGCTCACAGCCCTGTGGGGTCAGCTCAGGCAGTTCCACTTCCTCCCTGGCCTGTGactctccctccctgccctggggTCCCCTGGATCTGCCTAATCTCTGCCATCTCTGCTGCTGCCTCCTGCTCTGAGGTCCCAGTGATGAAGTGAACAGAATGGTGGTGCTTATGCTCAAGTGGCCCCAGGCaaggcagagaggggaggggtAGAGGATGAGGCAGTGGGTGTCACACCTTCAGACGCCGCTCGTTGGCCGTATGGATGTCCTCATCATTGGGGTTTAGTTTGAAGGTGCCCTGAGCCCACTCCTCAGCTACCTGCAGAGATGGCAGCAACACAGGGGGTCAGGAGGGCAGGCATTGGCAGCTGAGTCCTGGCAGCATTCCGCCCTTGCGAGCATCTCAGGTCCAGAGCACCTTTCTCAGGAGCCACAGGATCACAGGGGCATTGAGGGATGAAGAGAGATGGTCAGCGCTGCACGTGGTTGAAGGGCACCTCTCTAGGCATCTGATCACTACGAGGGGAGATCCCAAGCCTGTCATCTGGGGATGTTACTGCAGCCTGTACTTGGGGATTTGGTGAAAGCCTGCGTCCACAGCAAGGGGTGAGGGGCATGCTCTGGGGTGGGCCTGGGGGTGTGGAGAGTACCTTGTCCAGGCCATGGAGTATCTGGTCCATCTCGGCTTTGGTGAGGAGCCCCGCCTTCTCCAGGCCCCGGCTGTAGGCTTTGCTGCCCTGCACGTCCGCCTCCCAGAGGTGCCGGTCGTACGTGATGGACGAGTTGAACTTTTCCATGATGGGGTCCACTGTGCCCACAAACCGGCCACCCCATAGCTTCCCGCTCTGGCCAGAAGGGCAGAAGCGATTAATCTCCTCCCCCCTTGAGAACAATGCCTCCCACAAAGAGCCCTCAGGAGAGTTACCCAGTCTGATGGCAGTGGGAGCCAGTGGGTAGGGTTATTCTCACtggacagataaggaaactgaggctcagagagggtcagGAGCTTTCCCAGAGTCGGTCAGGGAGTGAATGTGGGAACCTGACTGGACACTGAAGTTAGGGTTCTTTCCCATCATGGGGCACTGAGGACATAAGTTCTCCTCTGTCCCCCTGCAATGTCCCAGACTTCTGTTAGCCACCTAACCATAGGCCTTTATATAACCTCTCTAATCTCAGGGTTGCCCCTCTACACAAAAGGAATAAGAATAGTATTTATCTGGTGGGGTTGCTGTGAGTATTCAGTTAGATTAAGCTAATTGCGTatacagcacagtgcctggtactcAGTAAATTCTAGATATTATTCAGGGAGGGGCCGAGGACTACCAGGGGTCAGGGTGTGCATTAGCTCCACTCCTGTTTCTGCATGTCCTCCTGGGctctccaccaccaccccaggcTGGGAGCTGACACTTCAGTGCCCAGCAACCTCAGCTGCCAGTGGACTCTGCCCTGCAGATGCAGTCTCTGCCCTCCCTGTGAGCTGGACCCGCCCCTCGCCCTCATGCTGCCCCGCCAAGCCCAGATCTCCAGCAAAGCACCACGTGGGGCCCTGTTCCTGACCACTGGGGCCTGAGGGCCTCGGCCAGCCAGTCAGGATGCAGAGCCAGGCCTTCAGCAAGGCGTCACCTGgcatcccctcccccagcaggcCCCTGGACTCCCTTCATGGGTTGTTAGTAATAACAGCTATTTAACAACTGGGGCTGCAGCCAGACCAATTAGTGCCAACCCACAGGACAGCCTGGGGCAAGCAGAGGTTGCCCAGCGCCCTGGACTCCTGAAGGCAGTCCATTCTGCAGTGGAGCTTGGGTCCAAGCTCCTACGCCGCTGGCAGGCTTAAAAGGACTCCAGGGGGATGTCAGAGTGAGATGCTACCACATGTACACCAAGGGAGGGGCGAGGTGACAGCGGAGGGCACGGCTATGAACCAGGGCATAACTGGGCCAGAAAGATgtgaggggtgaggggagagggacATTGATTGGCTGAGAGAAAAGAGcaatagctatttttttttttttttaattttgccatgCATGCAGGtagtgggatcttatttccctcaaccagggattgaaccctagcccTCAGTGGTGAAAGccaggagtcctaaccactggaccgctagggattTCCCAGCAATAGTCAATTTAGAACACACACAGGAAACACCAGTGTTATCCCTCTTAATGTCATTAGCCATGATTTATTAACACCTACTATTGCTTGGCCCTGTGCTAGGCATTTCCAGATGCCATTATACCCTCTATGAGGTTacccctattttacaaatgaggaaatatgCTCAGGGAGGTTGAATGACTGTTTCAGAAACCAAGTCTGTTTGGCTGCAAAGCCCAGGCCCTGCCACAGGCCCTCTGCCATGACCCAGAAGCTAGCAGAGCAGACAGTCTTAACCCATTTATTCAGTAAACAAACTGAGGCCCAAGAGGAAGTGACTTGCCAGCTAATGGGTGCCAGAGGGGTCTGGAACCCACACCTTGTGATTCCCAGGCCCAGGGTTCCCTTCTCGGCATCAAGCAAACAGCCCTTTTACCTGAAAGTTTCAAAGCAATGACCTCACCATCCGGTACCTCACAGAGGAGGCAGACAGCTAATATTCTCCCCATCAGCCAGGTAAATCGAGGCCCAAGAAAAGGGATCTGTGCCTCAGACTCCTGCCACTCGGTCAGGGAGAGAACCCAGGAGTCCTCTGGCTCTGAGGGGGAGGGGCCAGTGGGACAGGAAGCCACCAGGTCCTGGAGCCACAAGGCACGATTCCCTGCCTCCTGGCTCTTAACAAACACAAGAATCACAGGGACAACTGCTAAGGCAGGGGAGGGGCacaggatggggaggggtggggtgggggtagggggtgagtgggagggaagaaaggaatgaaCAGGTTGGGAGGCTGAGTGAGTGGGAGGCACCTTTCCCGCCAGGCCGAGAGCGCTGTCAGGTCAGGTGAGGTCAGAGCTGCTTTTCCCAGGAGTGCGGGTTGGTGGGTTTGCCAcacaggctggggaggggtgaggaACGCGGGAGAGCAGATGGTGGTGGGGACACAGGAAAGAAGGGACAAAATTATCTTCCGGGCTCTGGCAGGTGCGCCAGGGAGCCTGCCTGGAGCCAAAGAGGACAGTACCCCAGGGCGACAGGCGCAGGTCACGCCCCGGCTGGCTCCCAGGGCGCCCCTCGTCCCCATTTGGAGGCTTGGAGGACGAGCGTCCCCGAGGTCCCTCTCACCTCCGATGCCATGTTGGGCGGTTCCTTGTCCTCCGGGAGCCTAGGTCCTCCGGGTCTAAAAAACAAGGCGGAACTGACGACCTCCTAGGCCACCGGGCGGGGTCCCCCGGGCGGGTCCGACACCGGGTTGGGGCACCGCGCCTGTCGGAGGGCAGTCGGTGGAGGAGGCGGACGTGGGCAGCGCCCAGCGCGCTCTCCCGGGTCGTCTGCGTCCTCCGCTCCCGCCCGTCCTGCCAGTCCGGCAGCCGAACACTTACGCCGCTTGACCGCGCCGCGAGTCTCTTGCCCAGCCGCTGGGCTGGGCTTTTCTGGCTGGGAAATCGTCAGCAGCGGCTCGGCGCTGTCCCCGCCTCCAGTCGGTGGACACACCAATCCCAGGCGGCCTCTCCAGGTGGGCGTTGCCTCCCCCCTCCAATCCTGGTTGTGGCGGAGCCGTCTCCGGAGCGGATTTGAGCTTGAGCGGCCCCAGTGAGAGGGTAAGGGACTGGAAGGGTGGTGCCTGGGCGACAGTGCTCAAGGCTGCAGACTGTTCCGGGCCCTGGAGACCCGGGAAAGGGGTAGAGGTAAAGACTCTGGGCCGCACCTGGCGGGCTCACAGGACATGAAAGGTGAAAAGCCACGCCcga includes these proteins:
- the ASL gene encoding argininosuccinate lyase; amino-acid sequence: MASESGKLWGGRFVGTVDPIMEKFNSSITYDRHLWEADVQGSKAYSRGLEKAGLLTKAEMDQILHGLDKVAEEWAQGTFKLNPNDEDIHTANERRLKELIGETAGKLHTGRSRNDQVVTDLRLWMRQNCSMLSALLCELIRTMVDRAEAERDVLFPGYTHLQRAQPIRWSHWILSHAVALTRDSERLLEVRKRINVLPLGSGAIAGNPLGVDRELLRAELDFGAITLNSMDATSERDFVAEFLFWASLCMTHLSRMAEDLILYGTKEFSFVQLSDAYSTGSSLMPQKKNPDSLELIRSKAGRVFGRCAGLLMTLKGLPSTYNKDLQEDKEAVFEVSDTMSAVLQVATGVISTLQIHRENMGRALSPDMLATDLAYYLVRKGMPFRQAHEASGKAVFMAETKGVALNQLSLQELQTISPLFSGDVSHVWDYGHSVEQYEALGGTARSSVNWQIGQLRALLRAQQTESPPHASPK